The region GTGCGCAGAAAACCGCGCCGCGAGCTGAGAGGGGATTGAGACATGTTGTTCTAGTCACCAGAGGGCAGCGCGTGATTGCGCTGCCAAGCAGTCTTTGGGAATCGCCGGCATGTTATATGGAACCGGTTCCAAAGTCTTTCTGGAATTTTACAACAAGCTGTTTCCGGAAGTGGGGGAATGAGGGTGAGGAGGGGTAAAAGTTTTTTAAATCAGTTACTTATAGTCGATGGCTCGTTATTTTTCGACCGTCCCCCCAAACCGCAATTGCGCCTTGAGGTACTGCAAAAACGCCTGCAACTTCGGCGAGGGAACGCGCTCCTGCGGAAACAACGCATTCAGATCCTGCTGCGGCCCAATCCAGCCAGGCAATACCCCGACCAGACGGCCGGCTTCCACTTCCGGCGCCATGCTGGCATCCATCGCCAGCAGCAAGCCTTGACCGGCGCGCGCGGCATCGAGTACGAGCACGGGGTCGCTGGCGACGATCACCGGCTCCACCGCATAGTGCACCGGCTTCCGTCCGGTCCTGCGCAACGGCCACGTGTAGCCGCTGTCTCGACGTGCCTGATGAAGCGCGAGCGTCGGCAATTGATGGAGTTCATCGGGACTGGCCGGCGCGCCGTGCCGTTCGACATAAGCGGGACTCGCATAGATCGACGTCGAAAAACTGCCGAGCCGCCGCGCGACCAGACTCGAATCGGGTAGGGTGCCGAGGCGTAACGCGACGTCGACATCGTCGTCGAAAAGATCGAGCGGCACGTGCGTGGCAAGAATATCGAGGCGCACGTCCGGATAGCGCGTGCAGAACCCCGCGATCAATGGCGCTATCCACGTCGCGCCGAACGAATAAGGCAGCGTGATTCTCAGCCAGCCGCCGGGTGTGCCGCGAATCCGCTGAACCGCGCTTTCCGCGTCGTCGAGTTGCTTCGCGATACCGCGGCACTGTTCGAAATAGGCGGTACCCGCTTCGGTGAGCCGCAGCTTGCGCGTGGTTCGATGCAGCAGACGCGAGCCGAGATGCGCTTCCAGTTCCCGCACGCGACGGCTGACCGTCGTCTTCGGCATCTGCAACGCGAGTGCCGCGGCGGTAAAGCTGCCCGCCTGCACGACGCGAAGAAACACGAGCGTGTCGTTGAGGTCTCTGGCCATTGACGCGTGCATCCGACTGAACGTTGTTGAGGAAACGAGCCTAGCACAGCCATTGTTCCGTGGATGGCTCAATCCTTGCCACCTTGATGGACTAATCGGCGCGGCATCGGTGCACTACCTTTTGGCCTCCAACACGGAGGTGAAAATGAATCTCAGCGAATACGCCCGTCACGATGCAATCGGACTCGCCGCGCGAGTGGCCGCGCGCGAAATCACATCAGCCGAACTCGCCGAGCTCGCGCGCGCCGCGATCGAAGCAGTGAATCCCGAGATCAACGCAGTCATCGAGCACTGGCCTGCCAGCGAAAGCGGCGGCCATGCGGACGCCGGTACCCGTCCGCTCGCCGGAGTGCCGTTTCTGATCAAGGATCTCGCGGTGACGATGAAAGGCAAACGCGTGGAGTTCGGCAGCCGTCTGGCTCGCGGCGTCACGGCCGACGAAGATTCATGGCTCATGGCGCGATTTCGCGCGGCGGGCCTCGTCACGATTGGCCGGACCACGACGCCGGAAATGGCCTTCAGCACGACCACGGAGTCTGTCCTCGAAGGCGCGACGCGCAACCCCTGGCAACCAGGCTTGAGCGCCGGCGGCTCGAGCGGCGGCGCGGCCGCGGCCGTGGCCGCGGGCATCGTTCCGATCGCGCATGCCACGGATGCGGCCGGTTCGATTCGTGTGCCTGCTGCATCGAATGGTTTGTTCGGACTCAAACCGACGCGCGGACGCAGCTCGAACGGGCCGGCGCTCGATGAAGTCTTCGCGGGCTTCGGCGTGCAACTGGGCGTGAGCCGGAGCGTGCGGGACAGCGCCGCGTTGCTCGACGCGATCCACGGGCGCGCGATCGGCGAACCGTACTTCACGCCCGCGCCGGAACGTAGCTTTCTGTCCGAGGTCGGCCGCGAACCCGGCAAGCTGAAGATCGGCATGATGATCGATCCGTGGAGTGTGGATCGAACCGCCCCCGCGGTTGCAGCGGAGGTTGTGTCCACGGCAAGGCTCCTCGAAGATCTCGGCCACACGATTCACGAAGTCAAACCGCCGCTCGGTGTGTCGTGGGATGCCTTCGTTCAGATGAACGCGACAATCTGGACGGCGACACTCGTCGGCTGGATCGATGGCTTGGCGGCCGCAACAGGGCGGCCCGTTGACGCGACGACACTGGAGCCCACCACGCTGGCGTGCTATCGCCACGGTCAGGAGGAAAAGGCGTCCGCGTTCGCGGCCGCGCTGGCGATGCGCAACACGGTGACGCGCGCAATCGGCCACTGGTTCGAGTCGCTCGACGTGCTGCTCACGCCGACGCTGCCGCACATGCCGCCTGCTATTGGCGCCTATGGCAGCGGCGCGGAATCGATGAACGGTCTCGAATGGACGCAACACGTCTTTCGACATGCGCCTTTTACGCCGCCGTTCAATGTGGCAGGCGTCCCCGCGATGTCGGTGCCGCTGGCGTGCCACCGCGAAACCGGTCTGCCGATCGGGATGCAGTTCGCGGCCGGATTCGCGAGAGAGGACACGTTGTTGCGGCTTGCCGGACAGCTCGAACGATCGCGGCCCTGGCGGGATCGGCGGCCGGTGGTTTGGGCGGGCAGTGCGCGTGATGGCGCGCGATCGTAAACGGTCCTTGCCGTGCGGCGAACAAGGACCGTTCGCAGGCGATCAGCTTTATCGCTTATCGCTGCACGGTAACGGGCGGCATCCTGAACGTCCCGCTCAGCACGCTGCCCGCCGGTTCGTACGCACGGGCGAACAGGGTGAATGCGCGGCCGTCGGCCGGCGTCGGTAACCAATTGGCCGCCTGTGCATTCGCGGGTCGTTGCGGCTGCAACCAGATGTCGATGCTGCCGTCGTCATTCACCCTCAACCCGGGCGTGCGGCTGCTGATCTGATAGCGATCGATGGGATTGGCGGCGAGGAACTGTCCGTCCTTATCGACCGCGTACAGCGACACCGACCAGAACGCGCGCGCGGGAATGCCCCCCGGCGGCAGATGGAGCCGATATCGCCGGCTGCCGAGCAAAGGTGTGGCGTCGGCGTCCCGGAAGGTGATCCAGTAGTTCGCCTCTTCGCGGCTCACGCCCAGCATGCCCATGCCCATCGCCAGCGCGAGTGCCCGCAAGTCGTAGTCGCGTTGTTCGTCGGTGCCGAGTTTCGAGCCGGGCGGGTTGTAGTCGATCCAGCCATGCGCGCGGGCGGCGGCAAGGTAGGTGGTCAGGAATGCCTGTTCGAGCTGCGGATAACGCGCTGTCCACGCGGCCTGAATGTCGGCGGGCAAGCGGTCCCACGAGCATTGAGCGCCGCAGATGCCGACGCGGCGATATTGCTCGACGAGCGCGCGGTCTCTCGCCGGCGGCGGATCGAGCGTCAGCATCTGATTGACGACCGCCAGGAAGTCCTGCGGTGTATCGGCCGATGGTCGGATACGCGGCGGTGCGTCGATCGTCTGTCCCGACGCGACGGATTGGTTGGGCGTGAGGGGCGTGATCCGGAAACCGTCCTGAATGGCGTTGGCCGCCGGGACATCGGCGGGGCCGTCGACCTGGACGCGCAGATTGACGTAGAGGTCGTTGGTCGGCGCGCGCACTAGTTGCACGCCGGCAGGCGGCGTACCTTTCCACTCCGGACCGACGACGTAATACCGTTGCGGCGCGGTACCGGTCGTGCGATGCCCGGCGTAGAAGAACGTGTTCGAATAGAAGTCGATCAGCGTCAGCACGTAGTATCGCGAGCCCGTGTCCGGCGTATCGAGTGTCACGGGACCATGGGAGAGATCGATCCACGCGGTCGAATACAAGGCGTCGACGATGGGAGAATTGGCCCAGCGGTCGTCGGGCGTGGCAATTTGCCGGGCATGCGCAAAGCGGTTGAGCGTGGTGCTGGTTCGCGCGTCGGGGGTATCGAGCGCGGTCCAGCGGTACTGCGATAGTTTGAAAAGGGGAAACGCGTAGTTGTAGGCCGCGCCGATCAGCTTGTCGGTTGGATGGGGTGTGGCTTGCTGCGCGGATACCGGTGCCGGCGAAGCAACCGCGGCCGCCAGGGTCAGCGCGGTGACCGCTTGTGAGATCCACGTGAAAGTGCGTCTGCTTCCATCTTGGCGCACGCCCGTTCTGGTGTGAGCGCTTGTGAATCGATGCAACGTCATCCAACCCTCCCGTGATGCGGTTGCCGAACTGAGGTGAGGCACCGTGCTTGATCGGACGGAGCCGTGGTGGCCACGAAGATAGGCGTGTCGTCGTGACGGGGAATCGTCCAAATGGACGTCGCGCGCAAGAATGGGCCAGGCCGGAGGTCAACGCGATGGTAACGACGGCCGTGAGTCGCGCGCCTGCTAGACTTGCC is a window of Paraburkholderia sp. D15 DNA encoding:
- a CDS encoding amidase encodes the protein MNLSEYARHDAIGLAARVAAREITSAELAELARAAIEAVNPEINAVIEHWPASESGGHADAGTRPLAGVPFLIKDLAVTMKGKRVEFGSRLARGVTADEDSWLMARFRAAGLVTIGRTTTPEMAFSTTTESVLEGATRNPWQPGLSAGGSSGGAAAAVAAGIVPIAHATDAAGSIRVPAASNGLFGLKPTRGRSSNGPALDEVFAGFGVQLGVSRSVRDSAALLDAIHGRAIGEPYFTPAPERSFLSEVGREPGKLKIGMMIDPWSVDRTAPAVAAEVVSTARLLEDLGHTIHEVKPPLGVSWDAFVQMNATIWTATLVGWIDGLAAATGRPVDATTLEPTTLACYRHGQEEKASAFAAALAMRNTVTRAIGHWFESLDVLLTPTLPHMPPAIGAYGSGAESMNGLEWTQHVFRHAPFTPPFNVAGVPAMSVPLACHRETGLPIGMQFAAGFAREDTLLRLAGQLERSRPWRDRRPVVWAGSARDGARS
- a CDS encoding LysR family transcriptional regulator; protein product: MARDLNDTLVFLRVVQAGSFTAAALALQMPKTTVSRRVRELEAHLGSRLLHRTTRKLRLTEAGTAYFEQCRGIAKQLDDAESAVQRIRGTPGGWLRITLPYSFGATWIAPLIAGFCTRYPDVRLDILATHVPLDLFDDDVDVALRLGTLPDSSLVARRLGSFSTSIYASPAYVERHGAPASPDELHQLPTLALHQARRDSGYTWPLRRTGRKPVHYAVEPVIVASDPVLVLDAARAGQGLLLAMDASMAPEVEAGRLVGVLPGWIGPQQDLNALFPQERVPSPKLQAFLQYLKAQLRFGGTVEK
- a CDS encoding DUF1254 domain-containing protein; its protein translation is MRQDGSRRTFTWISQAVTALTLAAAVASPAPVSAQQATPHPTDKLIGAAYNYAFPLFKLSQYRWTALDTPDARTSTTLNRFAHARQIATPDDRWANSPIVDALYSTAWIDLSHGPVTLDTPDTGSRYYVLTLIDFYSNTFFYAGHRTTGTAPQRYYVVGPEWKGTPPAGVQLVRAPTNDLYVNLRVQVDGPADVPAANAIQDGFRITPLTPNQSVASGQTIDAPPRIRPSADTPQDFLAVVNQMLTLDPPPARDRALVEQYRRVGICGAQCSWDRLPADIQAAWTARYPQLEQAFLTTYLAAARAHGWIDYNPPGSKLGTDEQRDYDLRALALAMGMGMLGVSREEANYWITFRDADATPLLGSRRYRLHLPPGGIPARAFWSVSLYAVDKDGQFLAANPIDRYQISSRTPGLRVNDDGSIDIWLQPQRPANAQAANWLPTPADGRAFTLFARAYEPAGSVLSGTFRMPPVTVQR